The Gallus gallus isolate bGalGal1 chromosome 3, bGalGal1.mat.broiler.GRCg7b, whole genome shotgun sequence genome window below encodes:
- the FAM26F gene encoding calcium homeostasis modulator protein 6: MEKLHTVVNFCIRYQKTLGYSIVSLLTIASEQIFSSVAFRCPCNSWNTLYGCVFLLVPALLLFLLGYMVNARTWLLLTGSCPQEKKHCCGFGEKGCFYLKVLASVTASTLVAPLTWIAVALLSASFYECAASGSSLIRHRVCRDIDKLTACRELLEKIPCDEKVVGQLLNENSASKVGLVSFRAQSQILGWLLIVTIIIVALISTCISRCFSPVSYLQLKFWKIYLEKEREHFETKAKEHAAQLAERNINCFFEATNPPPFQTPSNDNWQKISFPYAFSKNNQYYSMIHKYANASRGNISTVSEGDQICSALEFVDEAHTSEQAF, from the exons atggaaaaactgcacacagtggtGAATTTTTGTATCCGCTACCAAAAGACTCTGGGTTACAGCATCGTGTCCTTGCTGACAATTGCCAGCGAGCAAATCTTTTCCTCCGTGGCCTTCAGGTGTCCCTGCAACTCCTGGAACACCCTGTATGGATGTGTCTTCCTCCTAGTGCCAGccctccttctctttctgcttgGCTACATGGTCAATGCCAGGACTTGGCTCCTGCTTACAGGCAGCTGTCCTCAGGAGAAGAAACACTGCTGTGGCTTTGGGGAAAAAGGTTGCTTCTACCTGAAAGTGTTGGCATCGGTGACAGCCAGCACCTTGGTGGCCCCCCTCACCTGGATCGCGGTGGCCCTGCTCAGTGCCAGCTTCTATGAGTGTGCAGCCAGCGGGAGCAGCCTCATCAGGCacagggtgtgcagggacatAGACAAGCTTACAGCATGccgggagctgctggagaaaataCCCTGTGATGAGAAAGTTGTTGGGCAACTGCTGAATGAGAATTCAGCTTCTAAAGTTGGACTTGTCAGCTTTCGAGCACAGTCTCAG ATCCTAGGATGGTTGCtgatagtcaccatcattattGTGGCACTCATTTCAACGTGTATCAGCCGCTGTTTCTCCCCAGTTAGCTATTTGCAGCTGAAGTTCTGGaaaatttatttggaaaaggaaCGAGAACACTTCGAAACCAAGGCTAAAGAACATGCAGCTCAGCTGGCCGAAAGGAACATAAATTGCTTTTTTGAAGCCACCAACCCACCACCATTTCAGACTCCCAGCAATGACAACTGGCAGAAGATTTCATTCCCGTATGCCTTCAGTAAGAATAATCAGTATTACAGCATGATACACAAATATGCTAATGCAAGCAGAGGCAACATCAGTACCGTCAGTGAAGGAGATCAGATTTGCTCTGCTTTAGAGTTTGTGGATGAAGCACATACAAGTGAGCAAGCATTTtag
- the DSE gene encoding dermatan-sulfate epimerase isoform X1, which produces MVVASGIQGYFKDDLAPTGTWRSDATMRTHTRGAPSVFFIHVMCFAFACGTREDVDAMVPFVNANYDSYPMLYFSKGDVEGLRLQAATTHRHITARLMEAVQTMLSNPLEYLPPWDPKEFSARWNEIYGNNLGALAMFCVLYPDNTEAIGMAKDYMERMAAQPSWLVKDAPWDEVPLAHSLVGFATAYDFLYSYLSKTQQERFLEVIANASGYMYETSYRRGWGFQYLHNHQPTNCVALLAGSLVLMNQGYLQEAYLWTKQVLAIMEKSVVLLQEVTDGSLYEGVAYGSYTTRSLFQYMFLVQRHFDINHFNHPWLKQHFAFMYRTVLPGFQRTVAIADSNYNWFYGPESQLVFLDKFVMRNGSGNWLADQIRRNRVVEGPGTPSKGQRWCTLHTEFLWYDASLRSIPPPDFGVPKLHYFEDWGVVTYGSALPAEINRPFLSFKSGKLGGRAIYDIVHKNKYKEWIKGWRNFNAGHEHPDQNSFTFAPNGIPFITEALYGPKYTFFNNVLMFSPAVSKSCFSPWEGQITEDCSSKWLKYKHDLAGDCQGRVVAAMERSGVVFIRGEGVGAYNPKLKLRKLQRNLILLHPQLLLLVDQIHLEDDSPLEAATSFFHNVDVPFEETVVDEIHGAFIRHRDGIYKMYWMDDTGHSEKATIASRMYPRGYPYNGTNYVNVTTLLRHPITRAIYLFIGPSIDVQSFTVRADSRQLDVFVTTSEHSYVVYLWTVEDGPRSAFAQVTAGRQKIVFDRTSAIRNFAVPEVKDYIGIVERNLQHFKPVFQQLEKQILSRVRNTASFRKTAERLLRFSDKRQTEEAIDRIFAISQRQQQQRGRAKKNRKVSKGYKFVDAVPDIFAQIEVNERKVRQKAQTQAQKELPIDEDEEMKDLLDFADITYVKHKTGVSIKGRSGLAQLVATTRSSAPSISASYTRLFLILNIAIFFVMLAMQLTYFQKAKRLHGQRCLYAILLVDSCILLWLYSSCSQSQC; this is translated from the exons ATGGTGGTTGCCTCTGGTATACAAG GATACTTCAAAGATGATTTGGCTCCCACTGGGACTTGGAGATCTGATGCCACAATGAGGACTCACACCCGGGGAGCCCCAAGTGTGTTTTTCATACACGTGATGTGCTTCGCCTTTGCTTGCGGCACCAGGGAGGACGTGGATGCCATGGTTCCTTTTGTCAATGCCAACTACGACAGCTATCCCATGCTCTACTTTTCCAAGGGTGATGTGGAGGGTCTGCGTCTCCAGGCAGCAACCACACACCGACACATCACAGCTCGGCTGATGGAGGCAGTGCAGACAATGCTGTCGAACCCCCTGGAGTACCTCCCGCCATGGGATCCGAAGGAGTTCAGTGCTCGGTGGAATGAGATTTATGGCAACAACCTGGGGGCCTTGGCAATGTTCTGTGTTCTCTATCCTGACAACACTGAAGCCATTGGCATGGCCAAGGATTACATGGAGAGGATGGCAGCTCAGCCTAGTTG GCTAGTGAAGGATGCCCCGTGGGATGAGGTCCCTCTGGCCCACTCCTTAGTTGGCTTTGCCACAGCTTATGACTTCTTGTACAGCTATCTTAGCAAGACTCAACAGGAGAGATTTCTTGAGGTAATTGCCAATGCTTCGGGATATATGTACGAAACATCATACAGACGAGGATGGGGTTTCCAGTACCTCCATAACCACCAGCCTACCAACTGTGTGGCCCTGCTGGCTGGAAGCCTGGTTCTGATGAATCAAG GCTACCTTCAGGAAGCTTACTTATGGAccaagcaagtgttggcaatCATGGAAAAGTCAGTAGTCCTGCTGCAGGAGGTCACAGATGGCTCCCTCTATGAAGGGGTGGCTTATGGCAGCTACACAACCAGGTCACTGTTTCAGTACATGTTTCTTGTCCAAAGGCACTTTGATATCAATCACTTCAACCACCCGTGGCTCAAGCAGCACTTTGCATTTATGTACAGGACTGTCCTGCCAG GGTTTCAGAGGACAGTGGCCATTGCAGACTCCAACTACAACTGGTTCTATGGGCCAGAGAGCCAGCTGGTGTTTCTCGACAAATTCGTCATGCGCAATGGCAGCGGGAACTGGTTGGCAGACCAGATCAGGAGGAACCGGGTGGTGGAGGGCCCAGGAACTCCATCCAAAGGGCAGAGGTGGTGCACTCTCCACACTGAATTTCTCTG GTATGATGCAAGTTTGCGCTCCATCCCTCCGCCAGACTTTGGGGTTCCAAAGCTGCATTACTTTGAGGACTGGGGAGTGGTAACCTACGGAAGTGCTTTGCCAGCTGAAATCAACaggcctttcctttccttcaagTCAGGAAAGCTGGGAGGACGTGCAATATATGATATTGTTCAtaagaacaaatacaaagagtGGATCAAGGGATGGAGGAACTTTAACGCTGGCCATGAACACCCAGACCAGAACTCCTTTACTTTTGCTCCCAATGGCATACCTTTTATTACAGAAGCTCTGTATGGGccaaaatatactttttttaataatgtattgATGTTTTCCCCTGCTGTGTCCAAGAGCTGCTTCTCCCCATGGGAAGGGCAGATTACAGAGGACTGTTCTTCAAAATGGCTTAAATATAAACATGATTTGGCTGGTGACTGTCAGGGACGAGTCGTTGCTGCCATGGAGAGAAGCGGGGTGGTTTTTATCAGGGGAGAAGGAGTGGGGGCATATAATCCTAAGCTGAAGCTGAGAAAATTGCAAAGAAACCTCATACTTCTTCATCCTCAACTTTTGTTGCTGGTGGACCAAATCCACCTAGAAGATGACAGCCCTCTGGAGGCAGCAACCAGTTTCTTCCACAATGTGGATGTGCCTTTTGAAGAAACAGTTGTTGATGAGATCCATGGGGCATTCATTAGACATCGTGATGGAATATATAAGATGTACTGGATGGATGACACTGGCCACAGCGAGAAAGCTACCATTGCCTCAAGAATGTATCCCCGGGGCTACCCTTACAATGGCACAAACTATGTGAATGTAACGACCCTCCTGCGGCACCCCATCACCAGAGCCATTTACTTGTTCATTGGGCCCTCCATCGATGTGCAAAGCTTCACTGTTCGTGCAGACTCTCGGCAGCTGGATGTTTTTGTCACCACCAGTGAGCATTCCTATGTGGTTTACCTGTGGACAGTGGAGGACGGGCCTCGTTCTGCCTTTGCACAGGTTACTGCAGGCCGTCAGAAAATTGTCTTTGACCGAACGTCTGCCATTAGGAACTTTGCCGTGCCAGAAGTGAAGGACTACATTGGGATCGTGGAGAGGAACCTGCAGCATTTTAAGcctgttttccagcagcttgAGAAGCAGATCTTGTCTCGTGTACGAAACACAGCTAGCTTTAGGAAGACTGCTGAACGCCTGTTGAGGTTTTCAGATAAGAGACAGACAGAGGAGGCCATTGATAGAATATTTGCAATctcacagaggcagcagcagcagcgtggaagagcaaagaaaaatagaaaagtatcCAAAGGTTACAAATTTGTTGATGCTGTTCCTGACATTTTTGCACAAATTGaggtaaatgaaagaaaagtgcGACAGAAGGCACAGACTCAAGCACAAAAAGAGTTGCCTATtgatgaagatgaggaaatgAAAGATCTTTTGGATTTTGCAGATATCACTTATGTGAAGCACAAAACTGGAGTTTCAATCAAGGGCCGATCAGGGCTGGCACAGTTGGTGGCAACCACTCGAAGTAGTGCCCCATCAATATCAGCTTCTTATACCCGCCTCTTTCTAATTCTCaacattgctattttttttgtcatgttaGCAATGCAGCTCACATACTTTCAGAAGGCCAAGAGACTGCATGGCCAAAGATGTCTGTATGCAATACTTTTAGTAGATAGCTGTATATTATTGTGGCTGTATTCTTCCTGTTCTCAGTCACAATGTTAG
- the DSE gene encoding dermatan-sulfate epimerase isoform X2, whose protein sequence is MRTHTRGAPSVFFIHVMCFAFACGTREDVDAMVPFVNANYDSYPMLYFSKGDVEGLRLQAATTHRHITARLMEAVQTMLSNPLEYLPPWDPKEFSARWNEIYGNNLGALAMFCVLYPDNTEAIGMAKDYMERMAAQPSWLVKDAPWDEVPLAHSLVGFATAYDFLYSYLSKTQQERFLEVIANASGYMYETSYRRGWGFQYLHNHQPTNCVALLAGSLVLMNQGYLQEAYLWTKQVLAIMEKSVVLLQEVTDGSLYEGVAYGSYTTRSLFQYMFLVQRHFDINHFNHPWLKQHFAFMYRTVLPGFQRTVAIADSNYNWFYGPESQLVFLDKFVMRNGSGNWLADQIRRNRVVEGPGTPSKGQRWCTLHTEFLWYDASLRSIPPPDFGVPKLHYFEDWGVVTYGSALPAEINRPFLSFKSGKLGGRAIYDIVHKNKYKEWIKGWRNFNAGHEHPDQNSFTFAPNGIPFITEALYGPKYTFFNNVLMFSPAVSKSCFSPWEGQITEDCSSKWLKYKHDLAGDCQGRVVAAMERSGVVFIRGEGVGAYNPKLKLRKLQRNLILLHPQLLLLVDQIHLEDDSPLEAATSFFHNVDVPFEETVVDEIHGAFIRHRDGIYKMYWMDDTGHSEKATIASRMYPRGYPYNGTNYVNVTTLLRHPITRAIYLFIGPSIDVQSFTVRADSRQLDVFVTTSEHSYVVYLWTVEDGPRSAFAQVTAGRQKIVFDRTSAIRNFAVPEVKDYIGIVERNLQHFKPVFQQLEKQILSRVRNTASFRKTAERLLRFSDKRQTEEAIDRIFAISQRQQQQRGRAKKNRKVSKGYKFVDAVPDIFAQIEVNERKVRQKAQTQAQKELPIDEDEEMKDLLDFADITYVKHKTGVSIKGRSGLAQLVATTRSSAPSISASYTRLFLILNIAIFFVMLAMQLTYFQKAKRLHGQRCLYAILLVDSCILLWLYSSCSQSQC, encoded by the exons ATGAGGACTCACACCCGGGGAGCCCCAAGTGTGTTTTTCATACACGTGATGTGCTTCGCCTTTGCTTGCGGCACCAGGGAGGACGTGGATGCCATGGTTCCTTTTGTCAATGCCAACTACGACAGCTATCCCATGCTCTACTTTTCCAAGGGTGATGTGGAGGGTCTGCGTCTCCAGGCAGCAACCACACACCGACACATCACAGCTCGGCTGATGGAGGCAGTGCAGACAATGCTGTCGAACCCCCTGGAGTACCTCCCGCCATGGGATCCGAAGGAGTTCAGTGCTCGGTGGAATGAGATTTATGGCAACAACCTGGGGGCCTTGGCAATGTTCTGTGTTCTCTATCCTGACAACACTGAAGCCATTGGCATGGCCAAGGATTACATGGAGAGGATGGCAGCTCAGCCTAGTTG GCTAGTGAAGGATGCCCCGTGGGATGAGGTCCCTCTGGCCCACTCCTTAGTTGGCTTTGCCACAGCTTATGACTTCTTGTACAGCTATCTTAGCAAGACTCAACAGGAGAGATTTCTTGAGGTAATTGCCAATGCTTCGGGATATATGTACGAAACATCATACAGACGAGGATGGGGTTTCCAGTACCTCCATAACCACCAGCCTACCAACTGTGTGGCCCTGCTGGCTGGAAGCCTGGTTCTGATGAATCAAG GCTACCTTCAGGAAGCTTACTTATGGAccaagcaagtgttggcaatCATGGAAAAGTCAGTAGTCCTGCTGCAGGAGGTCACAGATGGCTCCCTCTATGAAGGGGTGGCTTATGGCAGCTACACAACCAGGTCACTGTTTCAGTACATGTTTCTTGTCCAAAGGCACTTTGATATCAATCACTTCAACCACCCGTGGCTCAAGCAGCACTTTGCATTTATGTACAGGACTGTCCTGCCAG GGTTTCAGAGGACAGTGGCCATTGCAGACTCCAACTACAACTGGTTCTATGGGCCAGAGAGCCAGCTGGTGTTTCTCGACAAATTCGTCATGCGCAATGGCAGCGGGAACTGGTTGGCAGACCAGATCAGGAGGAACCGGGTGGTGGAGGGCCCAGGAACTCCATCCAAAGGGCAGAGGTGGTGCACTCTCCACACTGAATTTCTCTG GTATGATGCAAGTTTGCGCTCCATCCCTCCGCCAGACTTTGGGGTTCCAAAGCTGCATTACTTTGAGGACTGGGGAGTGGTAACCTACGGAAGTGCTTTGCCAGCTGAAATCAACaggcctttcctttccttcaagTCAGGAAAGCTGGGAGGACGTGCAATATATGATATTGTTCAtaagaacaaatacaaagagtGGATCAAGGGATGGAGGAACTTTAACGCTGGCCATGAACACCCAGACCAGAACTCCTTTACTTTTGCTCCCAATGGCATACCTTTTATTACAGAAGCTCTGTATGGGccaaaatatactttttttaataatgtattgATGTTTTCCCCTGCTGTGTCCAAGAGCTGCTTCTCCCCATGGGAAGGGCAGATTACAGAGGACTGTTCTTCAAAATGGCTTAAATATAAACATGATTTGGCTGGTGACTGTCAGGGACGAGTCGTTGCTGCCATGGAGAGAAGCGGGGTGGTTTTTATCAGGGGAGAAGGAGTGGGGGCATATAATCCTAAGCTGAAGCTGAGAAAATTGCAAAGAAACCTCATACTTCTTCATCCTCAACTTTTGTTGCTGGTGGACCAAATCCACCTAGAAGATGACAGCCCTCTGGAGGCAGCAACCAGTTTCTTCCACAATGTGGATGTGCCTTTTGAAGAAACAGTTGTTGATGAGATCCATGGGGCATTCATTAGACATCGTGATGGAATATATAAGATGTACTGGATGGATGACACTGGCCACAGCGAGAAAGCTACCATTGCCTCAAGAATGTATCCCCGGGGCTACCCTTACAATGGCACAAACTATGTGAATGTAACGACCCTCCTGCGGCACCCCATCACCAGAGCCATTTACTTGTTCATTGGGCCCTCCATCGATGTGCAAAGCTTCACTGTTCGTGCAGACTCTCGGCAGCTGGATGTTTTTGTCACCACCAGTGAGCATTCCTATGTGGTTTACCTGTGGACAGTGGAGGACGGGCCTCGTTCTGCCTTTGCACAGGTTACTGCAGGCCGTCAGAAAATTGTCTTTGACCGAACGTCTGCCATTAGGAACTTTGCCGTGCCAGAAGTGAAGGACTACATTGGGATCGTGGAGAGGAACCTGCAGCATTTTAAGcctgttttccagcagcttgAGAAGCAGATCTTGTCTCGTGTACGAAACACAGCTAGCTTTAGGAAGACTGCTGAACGCCTGTTGAGGTTTTCAGATAAGAGACAGACAGAGGAGGCCATTGATAGAATATTTGCAATctcacagaggcagcagcagcagcgtggaagagcaaagaaaaatagaaaagtatcCAAAGGTTACAAATTTGTTGATGCTGTTCCTGACATTTTTGCACAAATTGaggtaaatgaaagaaaagtgcGACAGAAGGCACAGACTCAAGCACAAAAAGAGTTGCCTATtgatgaagatgaggaaatgAAAGATCTTTTGGATTTTGCAGATATCACTTATGTGAAGCACAAAACTGGAGTTTCAATCAAGGGCCGATCAGGGCTGGCACAGTTGGTGGCAACCACTCGAAGTAGTGCCCCATCAATATCAGCTTCTTATACCCGCCTCTTTCTAATTCTCaacattgctattttttttgtcatgttaGCAATGCAGCTCACATACTTTCAGAAGGCCAAGAGACTGCATGGCCAAAGATGTCTGTATGCAATACTTTTAGTAGATAGCTGTATATTATTGTGGCTGTATTCTTCCTGTTCTCAGTCACAATGTTAG
- the DSE gene encoding dermatan-sulfate epimerase isoform X3 — MYETSYRRGWGFQYLHNHQPTNCVALLAGSLVLMNQGYLQEAYLWTKQVLAIMEKSVVLLQEVTDGSLYEGVAYGSYTTRSLFQYMFLVQRHFDINHFNHPWLKQHFAFMYRTVLPGFQRTVAIADSNYNWFYGPESQLVFLDKFVMRNGSGNWLADQIRRNRVVEGPGTPSKGQRWCTLHTEFLWYDASLRSIPPPDFGVPKLHYFEDWGVVTYGSALPAEINRPFLSFKSGKLGGRAIYDIVHKNKYKEWIKGWRNFNAGHEHPDQNSFTFAPNGIPFITEALYGPKYTFFNNVLMFSPAVSKSCFSPWEGQITEDCSSKWLKYKHDLAGDCQGRVVAAMERSGVVFIRGEGVGAYNPKLKLRKLQRNLILLHPQLLLLVDQIHLEDDSPLEAATSFFHNVDVPFEETVVDEIHGAFIRHRDGIYKMYWMDDTGHSEKATIASRMYPRGYPYNGTNYVNVTTLLRHPITRAIYLFIGPSIDVQSFTVRADSRQLDVFVTTSEHSYVVYLWTVEDGPRSAFAQVTAGRQKIVFDRTSAIRNFAVPEVKDYIGIVERNLQHFKPVFQQLEKQILSRVRNTASFRKTAERLLRFSDKRQTEEAIDRIFAISQRQQQQRGRAKKNRKVSKGYKFVDAVPDIFAQIEVNERKVRQKAQTQAQKELPIDEDEEMKDLLDFADITYVKHKTGVSIKGRSGLAQLVATTRSSAPSISASYTRLFLILNIAIFFVMLAMQLTYFQKAKRLHGQRCLYAILLVDSCILLWLYSSCSQSQC, encoded by the exons ATGTACGAAACATCATACAGACGAGGATGGGGTTTCCAGTACCTCCATAACCACCAGCCTACCAACTGTGTGGCCCTGCTGGCTGGAAGCCTGGTTCTGATGAATCAAG GCTACCTTCAGGAAGCTTACTTATGGAccaagcaagtgttggcaatCATGGAAAAGTCAGTAGTCCTGCTGCAGGAGGTCACAGATGGCTCCCTCTATGAAGGGGTGGCTTATGGCAGCTACACAACCAGGTCACTGTTTCAGTACATGTTTCTTGTCCAAAGGCACTTTGATATCAATCACTTCAACCACCCGTGGCTCAAGCAGCACTTTGCATTTATGTACAGGACTGTCCTGCCAG GGTTTCAGAGGACAGTGGCCATTGCAGACTCCAACTACAACTGGTTCTATGGGCCAGAGAGCCAGCTGGTGTTTCTCGACAAATTCGTCATGCGCAATGGCAGCGGGAACTGGTTGGCAGACCAGATCAGGAGGAACCGGGTGGTGGAGGGCCCAGGAACTCCATCCAAAGGGCAGAGGTGGTGCACTCTCCACACTGAATTTCTCTG GTATGATGCAAGTTTGCGCTCCATCCCTCCGCCAGACTTTGGGGTTCCAAAGCTGCATTACTTTGAGGACTGGGGAGTGGTAACCTACGGAAGTGCTTTGCCAGCTGAAATCAACaggcctttcctttccttcaagTCAGGAAAGCTGGGAGGACGTGCAATATATGATATTGTTCAtaagaacaaatacaaagagtGGATCAAGGGATGGAGGAACTTTAACGCTGGCCATGAACACCCAGACCAGAACTCCTTTACTTTTGCTCCCAATGGCATACCTTTTATTACAGAAGCTCTGTATGGGccaaaatatactttttttaataatgtattgATGTTTTCCCCTGCTGTGTCCAAGAGCTGCTTCTCCCCATGGGAAGGGCAGATTACAGAGGACTGTTCTTCAAAATGGCTTAAATATAAACATGATTTGGCTGGTGACTGTCAGGGACGAGTCGTTGCTGCCATGGAGAGAAGCGGGGTGGTTTTTATCAGGGGAGAAGGAGTGGGGGCATATAATCCTAAGCTGAAGCTGAGAAAATTGCAAAGAAACCTCATACTTCTTCATCCTCAACTTTTGTTGCTGGTGGACCAAATCCACCTAGAAGATGACAGCCCTCTGGAGGCAGCAACCAGTTTCTTCCACAATGTGGATGTGCCTTTTGAAGAAACAGTTGTTGATGAGATCCATGGGGCATTCATTAGACATCGTGATGGAATATATAAGATGTACTGGATGGATGACACTGGCCACAGCGAGAAAGCTACCATTGCCTCAAGAATGTATCCCCGGGGCTACCCTTACAATGGCACAAACTATGTGAATGTAACGACCCTCCTGCGGCACCCCATCACCAGAGCCATTTACTTGTTCATTGGGCCCTCCATCGATGTGCAAAGCTTCACTGTTCGTGCAGACTCTCGGCAGCTGGATGTTTTTGTCACCACCAGTGAGCATTCCTATGTGGTTTACCTGTGGACAGTGGAGGACGGGCCTCGTTCTGCCTTTGCACAGGTTACTGCAGGCCGTCAGAAAATTGTCTTTGACCGAACGTCTGCCATTAGGAACTTTGCCGTGCCAGAAGTGAAGGACTACATTGGGATCGTGGAGAGGAACCTGCAGCATTTTAAGcctgttttccagcagcttgAGAAGCAGATCTTGTCTCGTGTACGAAACACAGCTAGCTTTAGGAAGACTGCTGAACGCCTGTTGAGGTTTTCAGATAAGAGACAGACAGAGGAGGCCATTGATAGAATATTTGCAATctcacagaggcagcagcagcagcgtggaagagcaaagaaaaatagaaaagtatcCAAAGGTTACAAATTTGTTGATGCTGTTCCTGACATTTTTGCACAAATTGaggtaaatgaaagaaaagtgcGACAGAAGGCACAGACTCAAGCACAAAAAGAGTTGCCTATtgatgaagatgaggaaatgAAAGATCTTTTGGATTTTGCAGATATCACTTATGTGAAGCACAAAACTGGAGTTTCAATCAAGGGCCGATCAGGGCTGGCACAGTTGGTGGCAACCACTCGAAGTAGTGCCCCATCAATATCAGCTTCTTATACCCGCCTCTTTCTAATTCTCaacattgctattttttttgtcatgttaGCAATGCAGCTCACATACTTTCAGAAGGCCAAGAGACTGCATGGCCAAAGATGTCTGTATGCAATACTTTTAGTAGATAGCTGTATATTATTGTGGCTGTATTCTTCCTGTTCTCAGTCACAATGTTAG